ATCTTCGTCACTTGCGCGGCTCGAGGACGGTCGCCTGATCGCTGACGAACCAAACAAGACGACGCCTCACGTCGACGAGCTCCTTTTCACTCGGTTCCCTGGTGCGTTGAGAGCAAGGCCATCAAGATCGCTGTCTCCGCGAGAAGCCGTTTTCCCGCTGCAACGGCCAGTTGGACCGCGTCGCTCGGTTCAGACAGCAAGTTCACCCTTTTGCGCTGGGTTTTCTGGGTCGAGTGGCTTACCAGACACAAGGTGGATGTGGAGGTGCTGGTTGCTCTGGTATGAGCCGCCGTTGGTGATCACCTTGTAGTTCGACTCGGTGAACCTCTGCTCCTTGATGATGCGAACCACGACCCGAAACAACTCGGCGAAGAGGCCAGGATCCTCAACCTCGACGAGGTTGCGCACGTGCTTCTTCGGGATGACCACGATGTGGGTCTCCCAGCTTTGGAACACGTGATGGAATGCGAGGACATTCTCGGTCTCCGCCACCACCTGGACGGGAACGCGTCCGGTCAAGATGGAATCGCAGTAGTAGTCGTCGCTCATCGCTCGTCCGTCCAACATCGCGCGTAGCCCGCGCGCGCCGAGCGGCGAGGCGCTTGCGTTCTTTGCAAGCGCCGTGACGCGAGAGTGCGGCGGGTAGAGCGCGTAGTTGGACGGCGCCGTGTCATTGTTTTTCGGCCCCCGCCAATTTGACAACCCATCCGGGACGGAGCGCTAGTACGCAACCGATTACCAATGTGACCGACCAAAAGGCGACACTATCGGTTGCGATGCCGAGGCCG
This portion of the Candidatus Polarisedimenticolaceae bacterium genome encodes:
- a CDS encoding HIT domain-containing protein encodes the protein MSDDYYCDSILTGRVPVQVVAETENVLAFHHVFQSWETHIVVIPKKHVRNLVEVEDPGLFAELFRVVVRIIKEQRFTESNYKVITNGGSYQSNQHLHIHLVSGKPLDPENPAQKGELAV